One stretch of Malus domestica chromosome 14, GDT2T_hap1 DNA includes these proteins:
- the LOC114821205 gene encoding uncharacterized protein, with protein sequence MRAIPMSEKPGLKQVLEDSVAEAEGDQSIRDYIAEPVNQELRSAWPVGESVADGDKQVEEDKGKVTEDSGKEEFVDCSEDYAMDELDRLRLLLDTTVDCNFLCRSTILSMY encoded by the exons ATGCGTGCCATTCCGATGTCTGAGAAACCTGGCTTGAAGCAGGTTCTGGAGGACTCGGTAGCTGAGGCGGAGGGAGATCAATCGATTCGAGACTACATCGCCGAGCCGGTGAATCAG GAATTAAGGTCAGCATGGCCGGTGGGGGAATCGGTAGCAGACGGTGATAAGCAGGTGGAGGAAGATAAAGGCAAAGTGACGGAGGATTCGGGGAAAGAGGAGTTTGTGGATTGCTCGGAGGATTACGCAATGGATGAGTTGGATCGCCTGCGGCTTTTGCTGGATACTACCGTTGACTGTAATTTTCTATGTCGAAGTACAATTTTATCCATGTATTAA
- the LOC103424579 gene encoding uncharacterized protein, whose protein sequence is MDARRVSRTVIDPKVRQVGFFTPVAEAPPCRTQSGPAITAPSPLSESPASNSLSPVMIPPSRHLSDTVVIRTAAVPVPDSALRRTESGDVPVGSYNPLESLLGTSPVSASPSSRVGDGLEFSDESSARWNRQSGSGKMASSLPGVGFESAALKTAAEVPEKSGEAVAESQKELPANSKPLTAKTTKAERRALQEAQRAAKAAARGEGKKPAAVTGGGATGKAAKSAKQSVQKKDTSQVAPSVAASDRKGGDRPPDKERKKDVPPPRMQFDDKSRVEKAKRRAVVHQTEAKNRVELFRHLPQYERGTQLPDLESKFFQLDPMHPAIYKVGLKYLAGEVSGGNARCIAMLQAFQEAIRDYSTPPKKFLVRDLTAKLSSYVSFFTECRPLSISMGNAVRFLKSRIAKLPLNLSESDAKSTLCSEIDRFINEKIILADKVIVGHASTKVRDGDVLLTYGSSCVVEMILLYAHELGKKFRVVVVDSRPKLEGQALLRRLVAKGLSCTYTHINAVSYIMHEVTRVFLGAASVLSNGTVYSRVGTACVAMVAHAFCVPVLICCEAYKFHERVQLDSICSNELGDPNAIAKVSGRTDVNYLDNWANKENLQLLNLMYDATPSDYISMIVTDYGMIPPTSVPVIVREYGREHLW, encoded by the exons ATGGACGCGCGTCGCGTCTCCCGTACCGTGATCGACCCCAAGGTCCGCCAAGTCGGGTTCTTCACCCCCGTAGCCGAAGCCCCACCGTGTCGGACCCAGTCCGGCCCGGCAATCACAGCCCCTTCCCCTCTCTCCGAATCTCCGGCCagcaactctctctctcccgtcaTGATCCCCCCGTCGCGTCACCTCTCCGACACAGTCGTGATCCGTACGGCAGCCGTGCCGGTACCGGATTCGGCGTTGCGGCGCACGGAATCCGGCGACGTGCCGGTGGGCAGCTATAATCCCTTGGAGTCGTTGTTAGGGACCTCGCCGGTGTCAGCCTCGCCTTCGAGTCGCGTTGGGGATGGACTCGAGTTCTCCGATGAGTCCTCGGCCCGTTGGAATCGGCAGAGCGGCTCCGGAAAGATGGCCTCGAGCTTGCCCGGCGTAGGATTCGAATCCGCAGCATTGAAGACGGCTGCTGAAGTTCCTG AAAAGAGTGGAGAGGCGGTTGCCGAATCGCAGAAAGAACTTCCGGCAAATTCAAAACCTTTGACAGCCAAGACCACAAAAGCGGAAAGGCGTGCCTTGCAAGAGGCTCAACGCGCTGCAAAAGCCGCTGCTAGAG GTGAGGGTAAAAAACCTGCTGCTGTAACTGGAGGTGGCGCTACTGGTAAGGCAGCTAAGTCTGCAAAGCAGTCTGTGCAAAAGAAGGATACTTCTCAAGTTGCGCCTTCGGTGGCTGCTTCTGATAGAAAGGGGGGTGATCGACCACCAGataaggaaaggaagaaagatgtTCCTCCTCCACGTATGCAGTTTGATGATAAGAGCCGAGTGGAGAAGGCAAAAAGGCGTGCAGTGGTCCATCAAACAGAAGCTAAAAACAGAGTTGAATTGTTCCGGCATTTGCCTCAATACGAGCGTGGAACTCAGCTTCCTGATCTTGAATCAAAGTTTTTCCAACTTGATCCAATGCATCCTGCCATTTATAAG GTTGGACTGAAGTATTTGGCTGGAGAAGTATCAGGGGGTAATGCTCGTTGTATTGCAATGCTCCAAGCATTTCAAGAAGCCATTAGAGACTACTCAACACCGCCAAAGAAATTTCTTGTCAGAGATTTAACTGCAAAACTCAGTAGTTATGTCTCATTTTTCACTGAATGCAGGCCACTTTCGATCAGCATGGGAAATGCAGTAAGGTTTCTGAAGAGTCGTATTGCCAAGCTCCCCTTAAATCTTTCCGAGTCTGACGCAAAATCTACACTTTGTTCAGAAATTGACCGTTTTATAAATGAAAAGATAATACTTGCTGATAAGGTGATAGTCGGGCATGCTTCTACAAAGGTTAGGGACGGAGATGTTCTTCTCACGTACGGATCATCATGTGTTGTTGAGATGATTCTGCTATATGCCCATGAACTCGGAAAAAAGTTTCGTGTTGTGGTAGTAGACTCCCGTCCAAAGCTTGAAGGCCAAGCCTTACTTCGTAGGCTGGTCGCAAAGGGCCTGAGTTGTACATATACTCATATAAACGCCGTGTCTTATATCATGCATGAAGTAACGCGAGTGTTTTTGGGAGCCGCCTCAGTATTATCTAATGGAACTGTATATTCGAGAGTGGGAACTGCATGTGTTGCTATGGTTGCTCATGCATTTTGTGTTCCAGTCTTGATCTGCTGTGAAGCTTATAAGTTTCACGAAAGGGTACAGCTTGATTCAATTTGCTCTAACGAACTAG GTGATCCAAATGCTATTGCGAAGGTTTCTGGAAGAACGGATGTAAACTATCTAGATAATTGGGCGAACAAGGAAAATCTGCAACTTCTGAATTTAAT GTATGATGCTACTCCGTCAGATTATATATCTATGATTGTCACAGATTACGGCATG ATTCCACCCACAAGCGTGCCGGTCATTGTCCGCGAATATGGGAGAGAGCACTTGTGGTGA
- the LOC103455580 gene encoding LOW QUALITY PROTEIN: zinc finger BED domain-containing protein DAYSLEEPER (The sequence of the model RefSeq protein was modified relative to this genomic sequence to represent the inferred CDS: inserted 5 bases in 4 codons; deleted 2 bases in 1 codon; substituted 1 base at 1 genomic stop codon), which translates to MKVHVFLFVFRFEIKSRFDLFLGGLEVEPKSMMDMAMIPIVEPVYIGLVSSDRGNSTPSTKPRKKTMTSVYLKFFETASDEKSRRCKFCGQSYSIATATGNLGRHLSNRHPGYDTSGDVVTSPAPQPATVYRKPQPQSQSKASQMDYKXRSMQEVVRSSLEHVSSKVSITLEFWTSYEELCYMSVTCHWIDESWSFQKMMLDICHIPCLFVKMPLDTSTRWSGDCQMLDIVCKASKSMDAVIRKYETLDSRMLLSSAEKNAVSQVHRYLEPFYKXHISETIAACRDSHLYPESLRNAAKEMAEKVSGYNNQVCNIIIYMTAVLDPRIKGELFPESLNSXNFLDEVRAHVIRNYSTSHFPSVAGGYSAQEMEEGCNVXFAEDIARKKRRASMSSATDELTQCLSDPPAPLATDVLEWWKVNSMRYPQLSLMALDFLAVQAVSVAPXFCGKGDEIYKQRFCMPRDSTQTLLCIRSWLQSGMKLKYKTSEMDFERLMELDLDHLLS; encoded by the exons ATGAAAGTTCACgtttttcttttcgtttttcGATTCGAGATTAAAAGTCGTTTTGATTTGTTTCTTGGTGGATTAGAGGTGGAACCCAAATCAATGATGGACATGGCGATGATTCCAATCGTTGAGCCGGTGTATATCGGTTTGGTCTCCTCGGACCGGGGAAATTCTACCCCTTCAACCAAACCCAGAAAGAAGACTATGACATCGGTTTATCTCAAGTTTTTCGAGACGGCTTCTGACGAAAAAAGCCGCCGGTGCAAGTTTTGTGGACAAAGCTATTCCATTGCAACTGCCACTG GTAATCTGGGAAGGCATCTAAGTAATCGCCATCCCGGTTATGATACGTCCGGCGATGTTGTCACCAGTCCTGCACCACAACCCGCCACTGTATACCGGAAACCTCAACCTCAATCTCAATCAAAAGCATCACAAATGGATTACA CCAGGAGTATGCAGGAAGTAGTAAGATCGTCGCTGGAACATGTTTCTTCGAAGGTCTCTATCACGCTTGAATTCTGGACTTCCTATGAGGAACTTTGTTATATGAGCGTCACATGTCATTGGATCGACGAGAGTTGGTCTTTCCAAAAGATGATGCTCGATATCTGTCACATACCTTGCCTTTTTGT GAAAATGCCGCTTGATACATCAACGCGGTGGAGTGGCGATTGTCAGATGCTAGATATTGTGTGCAAG GCTTCGAAGTCCATGGATGCTGTTATCAGGAAGTATGAGACACTAGACAGTAGGATGCTGCTGAGTTctgcagagaagaatgcagtcaGTCAGGTGCATCGATATCTCGAACCATTCTACA ATCACATATCCGAAACAATTGCTGCTTGCAGAGATTCTCACCTTTACCCAGAATCGTTAAGAAATGCCGCTAAAGAAATGGCCGAAAAGGTTAGTGGTTACAATAACCAGGTCTGCAACATAATCATATACATGACAGCGGTTCTTGATCCTCGAATTAAAGGAGAGCTATTTCCCGAAAGCCTCAACT ATAATTTTCTTGACGAAGTGAGAGCTCATGTCATCAGAAACTATTCGACCAGCCATTTCCCATCCGTGGCTGGCGGATATAGTGCTCAAGAAATGGAAGAGGGATGCAATGTCTAGTTTGCAGAGGACATTGCACGAAAGAAACGAAGGGCAAGCATGAGCAGCGCAACGGATGAGCTCACTCAATGTCTGTCGGATCCTCCAGCTCCACTAGCAACTGATGTTCTGGAGTGGTGGAAAGTCAATAGTATGCGCTATCCACAGCTTTCTCTGATGGCTCTGGATTTCTTGGCTGTGCAGGCGGTTTCAGTGGCACC GTTCTGTGGCAAAGGCGACGAAATTTACAAGCAACGATTCTGTATGCCGCGCGACAGCACGCAAACTCTCCTTTGCATAAGGTCATGGCTCCAGagtgggatgaaattgaagtacAAAACAAGTGAAATGGATTTTGAGCGGTTGatggaattggatttggatcaTCTCCTAAGCTAA
- the LOC103455472 gene encoding uncharacterized protein — translation MDVRRIVVVVEEVEAARTALRWALHNLVRFGDWVTLVHVFPTSRSRNKNKSRLLRLKGYQLTLSFKEICNTFPNTKVEMIVTEGDQDGMKIAALVREIGASALVLGLHDHSFLYKLAMSHGSTSVANNLNCRVLAIKQPPPPSSPLSSKRTSSSNTSGAATPALLDSSTNNMDFSQIDIAGLRVPDVPQPKVPYRICPNPYAIFWKSRKSRRKRNT, via the exons ATGGATGTGAGGAGAATAGTGGTAGTAGTTGAAGAAGTGGAAGCAGCAAGAACAGCTCTTCGATGGGCACTCCACAACCTGGTTAGGTTTGGAGACTGGGTAACTCTGGTTCATGTTTTTCCAACCTCAAGATCCAGAAACAAGAACAAATCCAGGCTTCTCCGCTTGAAAGGCTACCAGTTGACCCTCTCCTTCAAAGAAATCTGCAACACCTTCCCCAAC ACCAAGGTTGAAATGATTGTCACAGAAGGTGATCAAGATGGGATGAAGATTGCAGCTTTGGTCAGAGAGATTGGGGCTTCAGCTCTTGTTCTTGGACTCCATGATCACAGCTTTCTCTACAA GTTGGCAATGTCCCACGGCAGTACTAGTGTTGCAAACAACTTGAATTGCAGAGTTCTGGCCATCAAGCAACCACCACCTCCCTCATCACCATTAAGTAGTAAGAGGACAAGTAGTAGTAATACCAGTGGAGCTGCCACACCAGCCCTCCTCGATAGTTCAACCAACAACATGGACTTTTCACAGATTGACATTGCTGGATTACG TGTCCCTGATGTTCCTCAACCAAAAGTTCCATACAGAATCTGCCCAAACCCTTATGCAATCTTTTGGAAATCAAGGAAgtcaaggagaaagagaaataCATAG